The region GTTCCAGGTGCTCTCAACGAAAGAAGTTTTAGCAAAGAATTGTTTAAATTGCTGAGTTCCATTAAGTCAACATTTGAATATATCATACTCGCGTATTCGATAAATGGAAGCACGCCTATACTGACAATTGAAAAAACGATTGGTATAAAAAGAATCACCAAACTTTCCATTAAATTGATATCTACTCTGTGCAATTCTATATGGAAGAGATAAAAAATCATCGAGAAAAGCGCCACAAAAAGTGCCGATCTTGCAACATGCATTCTCTTCTGAATTCGTGAACCAAGCAAAGCGGTGAGTAAAGAATTTGTCAAAATGAAAGCAAAACCCAGAGCGTCAAGATTGAAAACTAAGGAGAAGATAATTGCGAAAAATATGGAAGTAACTATTGCTATTTCAACATCAAAAAGGAGTACCAGAAGAGTGATGGGAATAAAAAAAGGTGATGCATATAATCCTATCTCTCTAACAATTATTTTTGCGAGAAAAAAACCAAATAAGGTTATCGAGTAAAACAAATAAAAATACGACCTGTGAAGATTAAATGGTCTTTTATCCATTTTTGGTCTTATCAAGGCAAACCAGATCAGCGAAGCTACGACATAACCATTTAAAAAAAGGGATATATTAGAGAGATATGGAATCTTGAGAAGAAAAAAACCTGCCAGAACCACAGCAAAATCAATCAGATTTTGCCTGATGAAATCAATGATCTTTTTCATGCCTGTTCCTCTCGTAGTTTTCGTAAGCTTTTATTATATTTTTTACTATAGGATGTCTTACAACGTCAAGATCAGTAAGATACACAAAAGCTATGCCTTCAACACCCTTGAGAATCTCTTCACACTCGATGAGCCCAGAGTTTCCTTTGTCTATGTCTATCTGAGTAACATCGCCTGTGATAACTGCTTTTGAGCTGAATCCAATCCTTGTTAAAAACATCTTCATCTGCTGATGAGTTGTATTTTGTGCCTCGTCGAGAATAACAAAGCAGTTGTTCAGAGTCCTTCCTCTCATGAAAGCCAGCGGAGCGATCTCCACTATGCCTTTCTGGCGATAGCTGTAAAATTTTTCTGCGGGCATCATATCCATGATAGCATCGTAAATCGGTCTTAAATAGGGATCGACTTTTTCAACCAGATCTCCTGGCAAAAACCCCAATCTCTCACCAGCTTCAACAGCAGGTCTTGTAAGTATGATTCTCTGAACGGCTCCCGATCTAAGGTAATCCAGGGCCATGGCTACAGCGAGATATGTCTTTCCGGTGCCAGCAGGTCCTATTGCAAAAACAACGTCATGCTTTTTCATTGCTTCAACGTATTCTTTCTGACCTCTTGTCTTTGGGCGAATCTTCCCAGCAAGCAAAACTTCCTGATGATCAATATCTACAGTTCCACCCCAAGCTGTATAGAAATCAACCAAAGATTCAAACTCTCCCCAATCCATCACATATCCCTTCTTGGCTGCCGTAACAACCTGAGAGAGTATATTTTCTACTGTCTCAACAACAGAATTGTCACTCCCGGCAACCGTTATTTTCTTGTCAAAAACTTCGATGTTAACTGAGAATTTTTTCCTTAAAAACCTTAGCCTGTTATCATATTGCCCGAGAACGACCACCATATCGACATTGTCTGGAACTTCAACTATTTTTGATACCAGCTTTAAATCACCTCCAAAGTATATAATATCACCCTTGTTGGTCAAGCAATGATATCAAAGATTTAAGGTACTTGCTCCTTGAAGGATGTCTGAGCTTTCTCAACGCCTTAACCTCTATCTGTCTGATTCTTTCTCTGGTAACATTGAAATACTGTCCCACTTCCTCAAGTGTCTTGGCTTTTCCATCAAGTAATCCATACCTCATTTTGAGCACCATTGCTTCTCTCGGGTTAAGTGTCTTTAAAACCTTTTCAAGTTCTTCGCGCATCAGCATTCTCATAGCTTCTTTCTTTGGAGAGGTTATGTTCTCGTCAGCCACAAAATCTCCCACGGTAGAATCCTCATCTTCGCCCACAGGAGCCTCAAGCGAAACTGTTTCTTTGGATGCTTGAAGGATCTCTTCAACTTTATCCACCGGTTTATCCATAAGTTTTGCAAGTTCCTCTAACGAAGGCTGTTCACCGTGTTTTTGATAGTATTCTCTGGTAATTCTGTTAAGCTTGTTTATGGTTTCAACCATATGAACAGGTATCCTTATGGTTCTTGCCTGATCAGCTATCGCCCTCGTAATTGCCTGTCTAATCCACCAGGTCGCATAAGTGCTGAATTTGTAACCTTTTTTCCAGTCAAATTTTTCTACCGCTTTCAGAAGACCGATATTTCCTTCCTGAATCAGATCAAGAAAAGGTAATCCTCTGCCGATATATCTTTTTGCAATACTCACTACAAGCCGCAGATTCGATTCAATGAGCTTTTCTTTTGCCCTTTTATTGCCTATTTGGGCACGTCTCGCAAGTTCTCTTTCCTGTGAAGGTGTCAGCAAGGGTATTTTTCCTATTTCTCGCAGGTACATCTTTATAGGATCTTTCAGAGCAACGTTGTCATATATTTCCGGTCCTTCTTCCAGCAAACTTGGAATTTCTGATTCCACATCCTCATCTATCTCTTCGATTGGTTCTGTATCCTGTATGTTGATCTTGTTTTTTTCCAATTCTTCATATATATGCTCTATCAAAGAAGTATCAAATCCATCATAATCAGGTGGAAAAGCCTTATCTATGTCATCATATGTTATAAAACCTTTCTTCTTTCCAGTTTTTATAAGATTCCTCACTCTCTTCTCAATTTCCTCGCCTGTTAATGCTTTTCTCCGAGCAGATTTTTCTTTCCCTTCATCATCTTCAAGCTCTTCTTCCAGCTGCTTTTTTTCATGCTCCACTTTGACCACCTCCGGTCCCATTCAAGGAAGAAATCAACCTCAGTCTTTCTCTCAAAAGGTTTGCCCTTTCTCTTTCATCCTTGCAAATTGCAAGTTTACTGTCTATCTGTGACAAACGCTTTTCAATTGATTTTCTAATAAAATTTTTTTTGATATCTTCAAAAATCTTGAGAGAGTCGCCAGGAGGTATTTTTGACAT is a window of Pseudothermotoga elfii DSM 9442 = NBRC 107921 DNA encoding:
- a CDS encoding HDIG domain-containing metalloprotein, yielding MKKIIDFIRQNLIDFAVVLAGFFLLKIPYLSNISLFLNGYVVASLIWFALIRPKMDKRPFNLHRSYFYLFYSITLFGFFLAKIIVREIGLYASPFFIPITLLVLLFDVEIAIVTSIFFAIIFSLVFNLDALGFAFILTNSLLTALLGSRIQKRMHVARSALFVALFSMIFYLFHIELHRVDINLMESLVILFIPIVFSIVSIGVLPFIEYASMIYSNVDLMELSNLNNSLLKLLSLRAPGTYYHSSMVANLAEAAAQRIGANAILARTAAYFHDIGKSKRPYFYTENIYEKNPHDELNPKLSHLIIQDHVKSGIEMAKRNRLPLLIQDVIPQHHGTRVQKYFYHKSKDMGEELSENEFRYSGPKPQFKEAGIIMLADAVEAAARSMKNPTAGRIKTMVEEVISGIYNERELDESGLTLKDLEAIAEEFTKVLFSMFRSRIEYPKEEIKKVINLAEDSLGQQNENEDRSKKDQASY
- the rpoD gene encoding RNA polymerase sigma factor RpoD, yielding MVKVEHEKKQLEEELEDDEGKEKSARRKALTGEEIEKRVRNLIKTGKKKGFITYDDIDKAFPPDYDGFDTSLIEHIYEELEKNKINIQDTEPIEEIDEDVESEIPSLLEEGPEIYDNVALKDPIKMYLREIGKIPLLTPSQERELARRAQIGNKRAKEKLIESNLRLVVSIAKRYIGRGLPFLDLIQEGNIGLLKAVEKFDWKKGYKFSTYATWWIRQAITRAIADQARTIRIPVHMVETINKLNRITREYYQKHGEQPSLEELAKLMDKPVDKVEEILQASKETVSLEAPVGEDEDSTVGDFVADENITSPKKEAMRMLMREELEKVLKTLNPREAMVLKMRYGLLDGKAKTLEEVGQYFNVTRERIRQIEVKALRKLRHPSRSKYLKSLISLLDQQG
- a CDS encoding PhoH family protein, with protein sequence MTNKGDIIYFGGDLKLVSKIVEVPDNVDMVVVLGQYDNRLRFLRKKFSVNIEVFDKKITVAGSDNSVVETVENILSQVVTAAKKGYVMDWGEFESLVDFYTAWGGTVDIDHQEVLLAGKIRPKTRGQKEYVEAMKKHDVVFAIGPAGTGKTYLAVAMALDYLRSGAVQRIILTRPAVEAGERLGFLPGDLVEKVDPYLRPIYDAIMDMMPAEKFYSYRQKGIVEIAPLAFMRGRTLNNCFVILDEAQNTTHQQMKMFLTRIGFSSKAVITGDVTQIDIDKGNSGLIECEEILKGVEGIAFVYLTDLDVVRHPIVKNIIKAYENYERNRHEKDH